A stretch of Macadamia integrifolia cultivar HAES 741 chromosome 7, SCU_Mint_v3, whole genome shotgun sequence DNA encodes these proteins:
- the LOC122083646 gene encoding protein MIZU-KUSSEI 1-like has translation MRMVDLGSQRGPLHIIETATAVECGREVRFRRSFRSLVECMVPCCGFQPSDNDSHSSDTESTHGSTVTGTFFGYRKGRVSFCLQDDSRSSPLLLLEFAVPTAYLAREMQYGLLRIALECDRRRYSRSSSTTAATTTTTTTTNNNNSKNSYSYSSCCSLFNVPVWSMYCNGRKVGFAVRRQVTESDASVLKLMQSVSVGAGVLPMESKSEEGDLLYLRASFERVIGSPDSESFHMINPIGSSGQELSIFMLRS, from the coding sequence ATGAGGATGGTAGACTTGGGAAGCCAAAGAGGGCCTCTCCACATCATAGAGACCGCAACCGCCGTGGAGTGTGGCAGGGAAGTCAGATTCCGGCGATCATTTCGATCACTTGTGGAGTGCATGGTCCCATGCTGCGGCTTCCAACCATCTGATAACGACTCACATTCTAGTGACACTGAGTCGACTCACGGATCAACAGTGACGGGAACCTTCTTTGGTTACAGGAAAGGCCGAGTCAGCTTTTGCCTCCAGGATGACTCCAGAAGCTCTCCTCTTTTACTCTTGGAGTTCGCTGTTCCCACCGCCTATCTTGCGAGAGAGATGCAATACGGGTTGCTTCGGATTGCCCTGGAGTGCGACCGACGCAGATATTCCCGCTCATCCTCCACCACCGccgccaccaccactaccaccaccaccaccaacaacaacaacagtaaAAACTCGTACAGTTACTCTTCATGTTGTTCTCTCTTCAACGTACCAGTCTGGTCCATGTACTGTAATGGTCGGAAGGTCGGGTTCGCCGTGAGGCGTCAGGTGACGGAGAGCGACGCATCTGTCTTGAAGCTGATGCAGTCGGTGTCGGTGGGTGCCGGAGTATTACCCATGGAGTCAAAGTCCGAGGAGGGGGATCTCTTGTACCTCAGGGCGAGTTTCGAACGAGTTATTGGGTCTCCTGACTCAGAGTCCTTCCACATGATTAACCCAATCGGGAGCTCTGGCCAGGAGCTCAGCATATTCATGCTAAGATCATGA
- the LOC122084888 gene encoding uncharacterized protein LOC122084888 codes for MGSCFSSDTTDTSFAPSTAIVISVNGNLREYPIPITVSQVLEIETSSPSCFLCNSDSLAYDDYIPALNSSEELQPGQIYFVLHTSRLKYCLTAHDMAALAVKASSAIAQNSRKNGQRNKKGRLSPVLGVNKKRVGNDDGFKPSYDNLNIGVLRTGSIKKLQRNASKRAKFAIRSFRLRLSTIYEGLVVD; via the coding sequence ATGGGTTCGTGCTTCTCTTCAGATACCACTGACACTTCCTTCGCTCCCTCCACGGCGATTGTCATCTCTGTGAACGGCAATCTCCGCGAGTATCCCATACCCATCACAGTATCGCAGGTCCTCGAAATCGAAACATCGTCGCCGTCGTGCTTTCTCTGTAACTCCGACAGTCTCGCCTACGACGATTACATTCCTGCCCTCAATTCCTCTGAAGAACTACAGCCTGGTCAGATCTACTTCGTTCTGCACACCAGTCGTTTGAAGTATTGCCTCACTGCTCACGATATGGCCGCGCTGGCTGTTAAGGCTAGCTCCGCCATTGCACAGAATTCCAGGAAGAACGGCCAACGGAACAAGAAAGGACGGCTATCTCCCGTTTTGGGAGTGAACAAGAAGAGGGTCGGGAATGATGATGGGTTTAAGCCTTCCTATGATAACTTAAATATCGGGGTTTTGAGAACTGGGTCCATTAAAAAATTACAGAGAAATGCTTCCAAACGAGCCAAGTTTGCTATTCGATCGTTTCGATTGAGATTGAGCACCATTTATgaaggtttggtggtggattaa